A window of Cydia pomonella isolate Wapato2018A chromosome 22, ilCydPomo1, whole genome shotgun sequence contains these coding sequences:
- the LOC133530044 gene encoding protein 4.1 homolog isoform X2 — MSPEPPPKGTLFPRLGSKYRYSGRTLYQTHGTAPQRTQPHFARTLSSRQLSSRSMDGEYRYSGRTLYQTHGTAPQRTQPHFARTLSSRQLSSRSMDGEYRYSGRTLYQTHGTAPQRTQPHFARTLSSRQLSSRSMDALAAEEKANTLPPEAVKRHTMPPQPAPRPAAKDKKPPPGAVKVMPTPEKKEDKKVVESKPAENGTDTASDPGVTNNVDTTPKKNKSGGFGLFGSKREKSPKEDKSPKDKSPKQKSPKEKDSKSKDPKGKVAVLDTSNESSNLDTSNEKSPEKEKPGFTKPYEYTDTEKSPSRTKPKLQGAFSYEKEPITDERQRQLNDSQSPTTRKAGLAFNYAPGEDKKVAESAEKRKTPEDPSKLKTPGIDYVQSAALKEQAKANVIDPTLALLDSERAHHEVGAPLAAVIPAAAPKPENEIQVVIITGRYNPKNKKLDDANGTVLVVKGTLDKATGKIQTERELIDTKSGQITYTNPATGKQESKHGHVDSKTGHILFTSNVIDPKTGKLDPTLAQQYCFVEQAADKVGAKPGREVNLVVITSKYDGKHKKLDAAHGHVDVSRAVVGPDGKVSSNYGVIDPRTGKIDYIDPKTGKQEPKQAYVDQKTGNILVTTGVVDPKSGKVDSSLGQQFSIVEKDATKANREVRLVVITSKYDLKSKKLDPNFAHVDAVKGVLSGTDGKIYTDYGIIDPRTGDIQVTDAKTGKQETKQAVVDPKTGNILLLSGVVDPRTGQLDTTLGQQYSIVDKPTDTFASCPGKEVQLVAVTAKYDSKNKKLDTPNGFVETSRAIISDKDGKVHTNFGILDPNTGKVHYTDQKTGKPDSKQAVVDAKTGSFIVTSGIIDPKTGKPDSSLAQQLTVVDKDAPKGIPERHVNLVIITTKYDPKNKKLDLTNAHVDSIPGTVGTNDKVHTAFGVVDPSTGEITVTDPVTGKQEVKKASVDPKTGNLLLTSGVVDPKTGQIDPSLGQQISIVDKPKDKFASVPGKEVQLVVVTSKYDSKYKKLDHPNGHVETSKGIMTSDGKVHTNFGVIDPRSGKIEHVDPKTGKQEIKQAVADPKTGHLLITSGVVDPRTGKTDSSLAQQLTIVDKDAKPQEREVRLVIITSKYDPKTKKLDPNGHVDSVNGTLGPDGKVHTSFGVVDPATGEVVTIDPVTGKQDVKKATVDPKTGNLLVTSGVSDPKTGHVDPTLGQQISVVNKSKDTFTSVPGKEVQLVIITSKYDPKTKTLENSNGHVDSSRGIKAADGRIHTNYGIIDPKTGKIECVDPKTGKTEVKQATFDPKTGHLLLTSGVVDPKTGKIDASLAQQLSIVDKDVKPLEREIHLVIITTKYDPKNKKIDPSQGYVDTVSGTIGPDGKIRTAIGVVDPATGEIVVTNPATGKQEVKKAQVDPSTGHMLVTSQVFDPRTGKVDPTLAQQFSIVNKPVTPHTKPASVGEIRLVIVTSKYDPRTKTVDAGAGTIDASKGYVSAEDGKIHTDFGIIDPRSGQILYRDPLTGKQELKQADIDPKTGNFIVTTAVVDPKTGKVDPSFAQQLTIVDKQNVLAKAPLSVSPVRHTPSPVKTPASTPVHTPLQSPVSKSSPIISQVQRTSPTVATIPKTPPAKPTTAPPAPPRRKIVKIMVIFTRIDPKTKKPDLHTAEVEHLTGILDPNGVVETKYGVIDINKGTIVATDSAGQQQQRNGVILPETGQIFINSGAIDPKTGKVDPNLGMILSVTKQDDPVVDITTITGPIDPATGKVDIDNSTVELTKGKVDAETGHISTKYGVIDPSNEVIFVTDTLGGQDKKSISIDENTGLITLTGVVDPKTGKVDPKLGQLIVVGTHIDPVVEVTTFVGKVDAKKGLIEPKHSVIESTTGQFNPDTNKIDTKYGQIDLVKGTVTYNDPKTGKLESKEVKVDPVTGQLLLRSGQVNPKSGKPDKDIGRLICLRIIQTKVDPVSGKQIVSNEPKNVKVDPKTNQIWTAGPKDPTTGEVLYTAGQIDPVTGYIITIYGRLDPKTGNILRAHEIDRSLIKVDPISGQIYTATGQVDEDNQPLYSASQVDPSTGEIYTKVSKIDPRTGRLVIVKIYIITQKDEKGRVKEVDPKECTIDETTGRIITTKTVYLYQIIDPITGETIDVDPDDPRLKGARTTVTQTMTLSGKIDPVTGRIKTEYGDIDPDTGDIDPSTAVRDPVTGQLILHYSQIDPSHFEDKSGNYTIEKETQDLPATIDIQKVNTHKFSTFGKDESPVRGDEPRTFTEFTTSEHITHQGYASSNTPLSSKIPVSQRAKKTPTPPVVVKTTTKQLLTKNDEGVTHNVEQEVENLGTGEVTFSTHTNKAESLEPMETGKSPYVTARAVTTRTATTHHDLDTKAKTQQLEEKTVAHTLTSSATRQEQRVLTQEVKTMVTTGDKHQITRRGSESSISSGDSGTPIDFEEGAGEGHYYTTEPGSYRTTTTTSVMGNAPFGSMVHGATTRTTTSAGEPEETTINEDGEIVSSQTISSKTRTVETITYKTERNGVVETRVEQKITIQSDGDPIDHDRALAEAIQEATAMNPDMTVEKIEIQQQSTQP; from the exons AAACCACCCCCTGGTGCTGTGAAGGTAATGCCGACACCCGAGAAGAAGGAAGACAAGAAAGTGGTCGAGAGTAAACCCGCTGAAAATG GCACTGACACTGCCAGCGATCCAGGCGTCACTAATAACGTGGATACCACTCCCAAGAAAAACAAG AGCGGAGGTTTTGGCCTATTCGGTAGTAAAAGAGAGAAATCGCCTAAAGAAGACAAATCTCCCAAGGACAAGTCTCCCAAACAAAAATCACCTAAAGAAAAAGATTCGAAGAGCAAAGATCCCAAAGGCAAAGTGGCGGTGCTCGATACATCTAACGAAAGCTCTAATCTTGACACCTCAAATGAAAAGAGTCCAGAAAAAGAAAAACCAGGCTTCACAAAACCTTACGAATACACGGACACTGAAAAGAGCCCATCTCGCACCAAACCCAAGCTTCAAGGAGCCTTCAGTTACGAAAAAGAACCTATTACCGACGAGAGACAGAGACAGCTTAACGACAGTCAAAGTCCGACGACGAGGAAAGCTGGACTCGCTTTCAATTATGCTCCTGGAGAAGATAAGAAGGTTGCCGAAAGTGCCGAGAAGAGAAAGACTCCAGAAGACCCGAGCAAACTTAAAACTCCAGGCATTGATTATGTCCAGTCAGCTGCACTTAAAGAACAAGCTAAAGCTAACGTCATCGATCCTACTTTGGCGCTATTAGATTCAGAAAGAGCTCATCATGAAGTAGGCGCGCCTTTAGCTGCTGTAATCCCAGCAGCTGCTCCTAAACCAGAAAATGAAATACAAGTCGTCATTATAACTGGAAGATATAATCCTAAGAACAAGAAACTTGACGATGCTAATGGTACAGTTCTTGTCGTCAAAGGAACGCTTGACAAAGCTACTGGAAAAATCCAGACTGAAAGAGAACTCATCGATACCAAGTCAGGACAAATTACATACACGAATCCTGCGACTGGTAAGCAGGAGAGTAAACACGGTCACGTTGATTCCAAGACTGGACATATATTGTTTACTTCTAATGTCATTGATCCTAAAACTGGCAAACTTGACCCAACATTGGCTCAGCAGTATTGCTTTGTTGAACAGGCTGCCGACAAAGTTGGAGCTAAACCAGGAAGAGAGGTCAACTTGGTCGTAATCACAAGCAAATATGACGGTAAGCACAAGAAACTAGATGCCGCACACGGACATGTAGATGTTTCAAGAGCAGTAGTAGGCCCAGATGGCAAAGTCAGCTCCAATTATGGTGTCATCGACCCACGCACAGGCAAAATCGATTACATCGATCCCAAAACAGGCAAACAAGAACCTAAACAGGCGTACGTTGACCAGAAAACAGGCAATATACTGGTTACAACAGGAGTTGTTGATCCTAAATCTGGTAAAGTTGATTCATCGCTTGGTCAACAGTTCAGCATTGTTGAAAAAGATGCCACCAAGGCCAACAGGGAAGTGAGACTAGTCGTCATTACTAGCAAATATGATCTTAAGAGCAAGAAACTAGACCCCAACTTCGCTCACGTTGACGCCGTTAAGGGCGTGCTAAGCGGTACCGATGGTAAGATTTACACTGATTATGGCATTATTGACCCTAGAACGGGCGATATTCAGGTCACTGACGCTAAGACTGGCAAACAAGAAACCAAACAAGCCGTAGTCGATCCTAAGACAGGTAATATTCTTCTTCTATCGGGTGTTGTTGATCCTCGCACAGGACAACTCGATACGACACTAGGACAACAGTACAGCATTGTTGACAAACCTACTGACACTTTCGCCTCGTGCCCTGGAAAGGAGGTTCAGCTCGTTGCTGTCACTGCCAAATACGACTCTAAGAACAAGAAGTTAGATACACCCAACGGATTCGTGGAAACCTCACGAGCCATCATCAGCGACAAAGACGGAAAAGTACATACCAATTTCGGTATTCTCGACCCTAACACCGGCAAAGTTCACTACACTGATCAGAAAACTGGCAAGCCGGACTCGAAGCAAGCTGTCGTTGATGCTAAGACAGGCAGCTTCATTGTAACATCGGGCATTATCGACCCGAAGACAGGCAAACCTGATTCATCACTCGCTCAGCAACTCACAGTTGTCGATAAGGACGCACCTAAGGGCATTCCTGAGAGGCACGTCAACTTGGTTATCATCACCACTAAGTATGACCCGAAGAACAAGAAACTAGACCTAACCAATGCTCACGTCGATAGCATACCTGGAACTGTCGGTACTAATGATAAAGTCCACACAGCGTTTGGTGTCGTCGATCCTAGCACTGGTGAAATTACTGTAACTGATCCAGTAACAGGCAAACAAGAAGTTAAGAAGGCGTCTGTAGACCCGAAGACAGGCAATTTACTGCTTACTTCAGGAGTTGTGGATCCCAAGACAGGACAAATTGATCCTTCTTTGGGACAACAGATCAGCATTGTAGACAAGCCTAAAGACAAATTTGCTTCAGTGCCCGGCAAGGAAGTCCAGTTAGTAGTTGTCACGAGCAAATACGACTCAAAATACAAGAAACTAGACCACCCCAACGGTCACGTAGAAACTTCCAAAGGAATAATGACCTCGGATGGCAAGGTCCACACTAACTTCGGTGTGATTGATCCTAGGAGCGGAAAGATTGAACACGTAGACCCTAAGACAGGCAAACAAGAGATAAAACAAGCGGTCGCTGATCCCAAAACAGGACACCTACTTATCACGTCCGGTGTCGTTGACCCAAGAACAGGCAAGACTGATTCGTCTCTTGCTCAACAACTTACTATCGTCGACAAGGATGCTAAGCCGCAAGAAAGAGAAGTCCGTTTAGTTATTATCACTTCCAAATATGATCCTAAGACTAAGAAATTAGATCCTAATGGTCATGTCGATTCAGTGAATGGCACGCTGGGTCCTGACGGTAAAGTCCACACATCATTTGGTGTTGTAGACCCGGCTACTGGCGAAGTGGTCACCATCGATCCAGTGACGGGCAAACAGGACGTTAAGAAAGCCACCGTTGATCCCAAAACTGGTAATCTACTGGTCACATCAGGAGTTTCTGACCCAAAGACTGGTCATGTCGATCCTACATTAGGACAGCAAATAAGCGTTGTGAACAAATCTAAAGACACATTCACATCTGTGCCAGGAAAGGAAGTGCAATTAGTCATCATCACTAGCAAATATGATCCTAAGACCAAGACTCTTGAAAACAGTAACGGACATGTTGACTCATCACGAGGTATCAAAGCCGCTGATGGCAGAATCCATACTAATTACGGTATTATTGATCCGAAGACAGGAAAGATTGAGTGCGTCGATCCAAAAACAGGCAAGACGGAAGTTAAACAAGCAACTTTCGATCCTAAGACAGGACATCTCCTGCTGACATCGGGCGTGGTCGATCCGAAGACCGGAAAAATAGACGCGTCTCTTGCTCAACAGCTTAGTATTGTGGACAAAGATGTTAAACCACTAGAAAGAGAAATCCACTTGGTAATCATCACCACCAAATATGACCCGAAGAACAAGAAGATCGATCCAAGCCAAGGATACGTAGATACTGTAAGTGGAACTATTGGTCCTGACGGCAAAATCCGTACGGCTATCGGCGTCGTAGACCCAGCTACTGGAGAAATCGTTGTGACTAACCCGGCGACTGGCAAGCAGGAGGTCAAGAAAGCGCAGGTGGATCCTTCAACCGGCCATATGCTCGTCACCAGTCAGGTGTTTGACCCGAGGACCGGGAAAGTTGATCCGACATTGGCGCAGCAATTCAGCATTGTTAACAAGCCTGTTACACCTCATACAAAACCAGCGTCGGTTGGCGAAATTCGCCTAGTAATCGTGACGAGCAAATATGACCCTAGAACCAAGACAGTGGATGCTGGTGCTGGGACTATTGACGCCTCAAAGGGCTACGTCAGCGCCGAGGACGGAAAGATACACACCGACTTTGGTATTATAGACCCACGATCCGGACAGATCCTCTACAGAGATCCCCTAACCGGCAAGCAAGAACTAAAACAAGCAGATATCGACCCGAAGACGGGCAACTTCATCGTGACCACCGCGGTTGTAGACCCCAAGACAGGCAAGGTAGACCCCTCATTCGCTCAACAGTTGACGATTGTTGATAAGCAGAATGTGTTGGCTAAAGCACCACTAAGCGTTTCCCCCGTGAGGCATACCCCATCACCAGTCAAGACTCCTGCTTCCACGCCAGTCCATACACCATTGCAATCGCCCGTATCGAAATCCTCGCCAATCATTAGTCAAGTGCAAAGGACATCACCTACGGTTGCAACTATTCCTAAAACACCACCAGCTAAACCTACTACAGCTCCGCCGGCTCCTCCTAGGAGAAAGATTGTTAAGATCATGGTCATCTTCACTAGAATTGACCCTAAGACTAAGAAACCAGACTTACACACAGCTGAAGTTGAACACCTCACTGGTATTTTGGACCCTAATGGTGTAGTCGAGACGAAATATGGTGTTATAGACATTAACAAGGGCACCATCGTCGCTACTGATTCCGCTGGACAGCAACAACAAAGAAATGGTGTTATCCTACCCGAGACAGGGCAAATCTTCATCAACTCTGGCGCGATTGATCCTAAAACCGGCAAAGTTGACCCCAACTTAGGGATGATTTTGAGCGTCACGAAACAAGACGACCCAGTTGTAGACATTACGACCATCACCGGCCCTATCGATCCTGCTACAGGTAAAGTAGATATCGACAACAGCACTGTTGAGCTCACTAAGGGCAAAGTTGACGCTGAAACCGGACACATCTCCACTAAATACGGAGTCATCGATCCATCTAATGAAGTCATCTTCGTTACGGATACTTTGGGAGGACAGGACAAGAAATCTATCAGTATTGATGAGAACACTGGTCTGATCACCTTAACTGGAGTTGTGGACCCGAAAACTGGAAAAGTCGATCCAAAACTGGGACAACTCATTGTTGTTGGAACACATATAGATCCTGTGGTAGAAGTGACGACATTTGTCGGTAAGGTTGATGCGAAAAAAGGCCTCATTGAGCCAAAACATTCCGTCATCGAAAGCACAACTGGTCAGTTCAATCCCGACACCAACAAGATCGACACTAAGTACGGACAAATCGATCTAGTTAAAGGCACTGTCACATACAACGATCCTAAGACCGGCAAGTTAGAAAGCAAGGAAGTGAAAGTGGATCCTGTTACCGGCCAACTTTTACTACGCAGTGGACAAGTTAACCCGAAATCTGGAAAGCCCGATAAGGACATTGGCAGGCTTATTTGCCTGAGGATAATTCAAACTAAAGTCGATCCTGTCTCAGGCAAGCAAATCGTATCAAATGAACCCAAGAACGTTAAGGTTGATCCCAAAACCAACCAGATCTGGACCGCTGGGCCGAAAGACCCTACAACTGGAGAGGTTCTATACACCGCTGGTCAAATCGACCCCGTCACTGGTTATATCATCACTATTTACGGTCGTTTAGACCCGAAGACTGGAAATATATTGAGGGCACATGAAATCGACAGGTCGCTTATCAAAGTCGACCCGATTAGTGGACAAATCTACACTGCTACTGGTCAAGTTGATGAAGACAACCAACCTTTGTATTCCGCTTCTCAGGTAGATCCGTCCACAGGAGAAATCTACACGAAAGTCAGCAAAATCGATCCGAGGACCGGCAGGTTGGTAATCGTGAAGATTTACATCATAACGCAGAAAGACGAGAAAGGACGCGTCAAGGAAGTCGATCCTAAAGAATGCACCATTGATGAAACAACTGGCAGAATCATTACAACAAAAACTGTCTACTTGTATCAAATCATTGACCCGATCACTGGCGAAACGATCGATGTAGACCCAGATGATCCAAGACTCAAAGGCGCAAGAACCACTGTCACACAAACCATGACGTTATCAGGCAAAATAGATCCAGTCACCGGCAGAATCAAGACGGAATATGGAGATATCGACCCAGATACAGGAGATATAGACCCGAGCACCGCCGTCAGAGACCCGGTTACCGGacaactaatattacattacTCACAAATAGATCCCTCACACTTCGAAGACAAGAGCGGTAACTACACGATAGAAAAGGAAACCCAGGATCTCCCAGCCACTATTGATATCCAGAAAGTTAATACCCATAAATTCTCAACGTTCGGCAAAGATGAAAGCCCTGTTAGAGGAGATGAGCCTAGGACATTCACAGAGTTCACAACGAGCGAGCATATAACGCACCAAGGCTACGCGTCGTCAAACACCCCTCTATCCTCAAAGATCCCCGTCTCGCAGCGAGCCAAGAAGACCCCGACTCCGCCCGTCGTCGTCAAGACCACCACCAAACAACTCCTGACCAAGAATGACGAGGGCGTCACGCATAATGTCGAGCAGGAGGTCGAGAACCTCGGCACTGGCGAGGTCACATTCTCCACACACACCAATAAG GCGGAAAGCCTAGAGCCGATGGAGACCGGAAAGAGCCCGTACGTCACGGCGAGGGCTGTCACCACGAGAACGGCAACGACGCATCACGATCTCGACACCAAGGCCAAGACCCAACAGTTGGAAGAGAAGACAGTAGCCCATACCCTAACTTCATCAGCCACCAGGCAAGAACAGCGTGTTTTGACGCAGGAAGTCAAAACTATGGTCACTACTGGCGATAAG CATCAGATAACCAGACGAGGCTCAGAGAGCTCAATCTCTAGCGGAGATTCCGGCACACCCATCGATTTCGAAGAAGGCGCCGGAGAGGGTCACTACTACACCACC GAACCCGGATCGTATAGGACGACCACCACCACCAGTGTAATGGGCAACGCTCCTTTTGGCAGCATGGTTCACGGAGCCACCACCagg acAACAACAAGTGCAGGGGAACCGGAAGAGACGACAATCAACGAGGACGGTGAGATCGTGTCCTCGCAGACCATCAGCTCGAAGACGCGCACGGTCGAGACCATCACC tacaAGACGGAGCGAAACGGCGTGGTAGAGACGCGCGTAGAACAAAAGATCACCATCCAGTCCGACGGAGACCCCATAGACCACGACCGAGCCCTCGCCGAGGCCATTCAG GAGGCAACAGCGATGAACCCAGACATGACGGTCGAAAAGATAGAAATCCAACAACAAAGCACGCAGCCGTAA